In one window of Pristiophorus japonicus isolate sPriJap1 chromosome 9, sPriJap1.hap1, whole genome shotgun sequence DNA:
- the LOC139273763 gene encoding gastrula zinc finger protein XlCGF57.1-like, whose protein sequence is MEKPWECGDCGKRFNSLSELETHRCSYTGEKPVTCSECGKGFTLTSHLLTHQRVHTGERPFTCTECGKGFTYPSHLLTHQRVHTGERPFTCSVCGKGFAQSSNLLTHQRIHTGERPFTCSVCGEGFTQSCNLLTHQRMHTGERPFTCSVCGKGFSLSSLLLRHQRVHTGERPFSCSMCGKRFTQSSHLLTHQRVHTGERPFTCSDCGKGFTNSSYLLKHQRVHTGERPFICSECGKGFTDSSNLLTHQYTHRRKTVPLLSV, encoded by the coding sequence atggagaaaccgtgggaatgtggggactgtgggaagagattcaattctctgtctgagctggaaactcatcgatgcagttacactggggagaagccggtcacctgctccgagtgtgggaagggattcacactgacatcccacctgctgacacaccagcgagttcacactggggagagaccgttcacctgcaccgagtgtgggaagggattcacttacccatcccacctgctgacacaccagcgagttcacactggggagaggccgttcacctgctccgtgtgtgggaagggattcgctcagtcatccaacctgctgacacaccagcgaattcacactggggagagaccgttcacctgctccgtgtgtggggagggattcactcagtcatgcaatctgctgacacaccagcgaatgcaTACTGGGGAAAGACCGTTCACTTGCtcggtgtgtgggaagggattctcattGTCGTCCCTACTGTTGaggcaccagcgggttcacaccggggagaggccgttcagctgctcaatgtgtgggaagagattcactcagtcatcccacctgttgacacaccagcgagttcacaccggggagcggccgttcacctgctctgactgtgggaagggattcactaattcatcctacctgctgaaacaccagcgagttcacactggggagaggccgttcatctgctccgaatgtgggaagggattcactgattcatccaacctgctgacacaccaatatACTCACCGGAGAAAGACTGTTCCCCTGCTCAGTGTGTGA